In Carya illinoinensis cultivar Pawnee chromosome 10, C.illinoinensisPawnee_v1, whole genome shotgun sequence, one DNA window encodes the following:
- the LOC122278340 gene encoding glutathione S-transferase U8-like, translating to MAEEVLLFGVWGSPFSRRVEMALKLKGIQYKYFEEDLTNKSPTLLKYNPIHKKIPVLVHNGKPIAESQVILEYIDETWKGYPIFPKDPYERANARFWAKFIDEKCLPGIFNACWGEEKQHENAVKEACELLKHLENEIGEKKYFGGEAIGFLDIVANFIGFWLGIFEEASGTKLLTREEFPKLSNWVGVFVSSSGIKENLPPARDKLIAYFRSQFGTGSTDATK from the exons ATGGCCGAAGAAGTCTTGCTGTTTGGTGTGTGGGGAAGCCCTTTTAGTCGAAGAGTAGAGATGGCTCTAAAACTGAAAGGAAtccaatacaaatattttgaagaaGACTTAACCAACAAGAGTCCTACCCTTCTCAAATACAACCCCATTCACAAGAAAATTCCGGTCCTGGTACACAATGGAAAGCCTATAGCTGAGTCCCAGGTTATTCTCGAATACATCGATGAGACCTGGAAAGGCTATCCCATATTTCCCAAAGATCCCTACGAGAGAGCCAACGCACGTTTCTGGGCCAAATTCATTGACGAAAAG TGTTTGCCTGGGATATTCAATGCTTGCTGGGGTGAAGAGAAACAGCATGAGAATGCTGTAAAAGAAGCATGTGAACTTCTAAAGCATCTGGAAAACGAGATCGGAGAAAAGAAGTATTTTGGAGGAGAGGCGATTGGATTTCTAGACATTGTTGCTAACTTCATAGGGTTTTGGTTAGGAATATTTGAAGAAGCTTCAGGTACAAAGTTGTTGACAAGAGAGGAATTTCCCAAACTTAGCAACTGGGTTGGTGTGTTCGTGAGCAGCAGTGGCATCAAAGAAAATCTTCCTCCGGCCAGAGACAAATTAATCGCCTACTTTCGAAGTCAATTTGGGACAGGAAGTACCGATGCCAccaaatag